A genomic segment from Gilvibacter sp. SZ-19 encodes:
- a CDS encoding DUF456 domain-containing protein codes for MLDIFLLILGLLLCFGGIIGSVLPVLPGPPISWLGLLVLFLSSAVPVNYWFLGITLFIAIVIVVLDYVIPAVGTKRFGGSRAGAIGTTIGLIVGLIAPIPFGVLIGPFVGALIGEIAFNQTESNQAFKAAFGSFLGFLASTFMKLVVCFIYLGFYIYYAAKYFDGFF; via the coding sequence ATGCTAGATATCTTTTTATTGATCCTTGGGTTGCTTTTATGCTTCGGGGGAATTATTGGCAGCGTACTCCCAGTTTTGCCAGGCCCACCTATCTCTTGGTTAGGACTTTTAGTCTTGTTCTTAAGTTCTGCCGTACCTGTCAACTACTGGTTTTTAGGCATAACCTTATTTATAGCCATTGTAATTGTCGTGTTGGATTATGTCATTCCCGCTGTGGGTACCAAACGCTTTGGAGGTAGTCGTGCCGGTGCCATAGGCACTACCATTGGTCTTATTGTTGGCTTGATCGCACCAATCCCTTTTGGTGTCTTGATAGGCCCTTTTGTAGGTGCGCTTATTGGTGAGATAGCCTTTAATCAGACCGAATCTAACCAGGCCTTTAAGGCGGCTTTTGGGTCCTTTTTAGGTTTTTTAGCCTCTACTTTTATGAAATTAGTAGTTTGCTTTATCTACCTCGGCTTTTACATTTATTATGCTGCCAAGTATTTCGACGGCTTCTTTTAG
- a CDS encoding BlaI/MecI/CopY family transcriptional regulator, protein MKQLTKAEEDIMQLLWELQEANVASLLEELPDPKPAYNTVSTIVRILENKGFVDYRKEGRGHVYFPKVSKEAYSKHSLKKLRDGYFQGSFKSMVSFFMKNNDMTLDELESVMKEIQKEQ, encoded by the coding sequence ATGAAACAACTCACCAAAGCAGAAGAAGATATAATGCAACTTCTCTGGGAACTCCAAGAAGCCAATGTTGCCTCGCTTTTAGAAGAGCTTCCAGATCCTAAACCGGCCTATAATACCGTTTCTACCATAGTTAGAATTTTAGAGAACAAAGGTTTTGTGGACTACAGAAAAGAAGGGCGCGGACACGTTTATTTTCCCAAGGTGAGCAAGGAGGCCTACAGCAAACACAGTCTCAAGAAATTGCGCGACGGCTACTTTCAGGGCTCCTTTAAGAGTATGGTCTCTTTCTTTATGAAGAACAATGACATGACCTTGGATGAACTGGAATCTGTGATGAAAGAGATTCAAAAAGAGCAATAA
- a CDS encoding M56 family metallopeptidase: MAHYIIQTLVFQLLFLGVYDLFLKKETFFNWNRWYLIGTAALSLVLPFVQIAAIGRQISPELRVQLPTVFIGGEGFVPTVPNPEEFVFPWMALWQIGAVLAGIWFASKLFKIFRLSRSGQRTRLKDFMLVILPDTKTAFSFWRTVFLGADLAPKQREIILQHEQVHVKQRHTFDQLFFELLRILFWFNPLVYMYQNRMSSLQEYIADAKVAAIQGKGPYYQELLAQVFQSQNISFVNTFFNHSLIKKRITMLQRSRSSRLKLLKYTVLLPLIALMVFYTSCSQESEASKTEVAKTTADTEVMTKIIELSEALKAKGELSPEERNALNFFANPTTEGDQIYWSLQQHLIDPSTVTDSKELHFDQSQAIAFALLDEVPVYPGCEGLDLEAAKNCFQSKLSQFIAAEFDTESLKDQGFSGKQRIQARFVINTQGQVADIEVRAPSEALKEVTLKVLQAIPQLRPGKKGGKTVAVNYSLPIIFDIGE, translated from the coding sequence ATGGCACATTACATAATACAAACCTTGGTATTTCAGCTACTCTTTTTGGGGGTCTACGACCTTTTCCTAAAAAAGGAGACCTTTTTCAATTGGAACCGTTGGTATCTCATAGGTACGGCAGCTTTAAGTTTGGTATTGCCGTTTGTGCAGATCGCGGCCATCGGCAGACAGATCAGCCCTGAGTTGAGGGTGCAATTACCAACTGTCTTTATTGGGGGTGAGGGATTCGTACCTACTGTTCCCAACCCGGAGGAGTTCGTTTTTCCGTGGATGGCACTTTGGCAAATAGGAGCAGTATTGGCCGGGATTTGGTTTGCCAGCAAGCTCTTTAAGATTTTCCGCCTGAGTCGCAGCGGTCAACGCACAAGACTTAAAGATTTTATGTTGGTGATCTTACCGGATACCAAAACAGCCTTCTCCTTTTGGCGAACCGTGTTTTTAGGTGCAGACTTGGCTCCCAAGCAAAGAGAGATCATTTTACAGCACGAACAAGTCCATGTAAAGCAGCGTCATACCTTTGATCAGCTCTTCTTTGAATTGCTGCGGATTTTGTTTTGGTTCAATCCGCTGGTCTATATGTATCAAAACCGGATGAGCAGCTTACAGGAATACATCGCCGACGCTAAGGTGGCAGCTATACAGGGCAAAGGGCCTTATTACCAGGAGCTGCTGGCACAGGTTTTTCAAAGTCAGAACATATCATTTGTCAATACATTTTTCAATCATTCATTAATCAAAAAACGAATAACTATGTTACAACGATCCAGATCGAGCAGACTGAAACTGCTTAAATACACAGTATTATTGCCACTTATTGCACTTATGGTCTTTTATACCTCCTGCAGCCAAGAATCAGAGGCATCCAAAACCGAGGTGGCAAAAACAACAGCAGACACCGAGGTGATGACCAAGATTATCGAACTCTCAGAAGCCTTAAAGGCTAAAGGCGAATTGAGCCCCGAAGAACGTAATGCGCTTAACTTTTTTGCCAATCCAACCACAGAAGGAGACCAGATCTATTGGTCTTTACAGCAGCATTTGATCGACCCTAGCACCGTCACAGACTCTAAGGAGTTGCACTTCGACCAATCTCAAGCCATTGCCTTTGCACTCTTAGATGAAGTACCGGTGTATCCGGGCTGCGAAGGTTTAGATTTGGAGGCTGCAAAAAATTGTTTCCAATCTAAATTGTCTCAGTTTATAGCTGCAGAGTTCGATACTGAGTCGCTAAAAGACCAGGGCTTCAGTGGTAAGCAACGCATACAGGCCAGGTTTGTTATCAATACCCAGGGTCAGGTAGCCGATATTGAAGTTCGCGCGCCCTCAGAAGCACTAAAGGAGGTAACCCTAAAGGTGCTGCAAGCCATTCCGCAGTTGCGTCCCGGTAAAAAGGGAGGCAAAACAGTTGCGGTTAATTACTCCTTACCTATTATTTTTGATATCGGTGAATAA
- a CDS encoding tetratricopeptide repeat protein yields MNKSICVILLLCFIKAGAQTSALAVGDSLVQTGAYSEAIEVYNQLPVSPQVYERIAAANEALGRNAEALAAYRSALELNADDFRLGYRYGILLSKSNYYKKADSLFSGLHLMQPTNASVLYQRGYAREQLKDSTAIIDYLKAYRADNNQQNALYRIAKLLLEKRSFVGAKEYIDLGLKANPNSTRFLLLDGLSYFVNKSYHDAIKRFERLLELGKDNESIREHLAKSYAQTYQYEQALEQYKVLINQYDDRNANWHFSLSTAYLGLNEPEKARRHINIAIGLLDVPLDSHFLALAITYNREGNYPEVMKALQEALAENPKNQLAKYQLAVAADNRYADKALVLPYYEAYSKQFPKGRFIDTVLYRISDIKEQLFMEKD; encoded by the coding sequence GTGAATAAATCAATTTGCGTCATATTACTGCTGTGCTTTATCAAAGCCGGGGCTCAGACTTCGGCTTTGGCCGTTGGAGATAGTTTGGTCCAGACCGGGGCCTACTCCGAAGCCATTGAGGTGTACAATCAACTCCCGGTATCCCCTCAGGTTTACGAGCGGATCGCTGCTGCCAACGAGGCCTTGGGCCGAAATGCCGAAGCCTTAGCTGCTTATCGTTCTGCTTTGGAGTTGAATGCCGATGATTTTCGGCTTGGATACCGCTACGGAATCCTCTTATCTAAGAGCAACTATTACAAAAAAGCAGACAGTTTGTTCAGCGGCCTGCATTTAATGCAGCCTACGAACGCCTCTGTTTTATATCAACGAGGCTATGCCCGTGAACAACTCAAAGACAGTACGGCGATTATAGATTATCTCAAGGCTTACCGTGCAGATAATAACCAACAAAATGCCTTGTATCGTATTGCCAAACTCTTATTAGAGAAAAGATCATTTGTCGGCGCCAAGGAATATATAGATCTCGGTTTAAAGGCCAATCCCAACAGCACAAGATTCTTACTTCTAGACGGCTTGAGCTATTTTGTCAACAAGTCCTATCACGATGCTATCAAGCGTTTTGAGCGGCTTTTGGAGTTGGGAAAGGACAATGAATCCATTAGAGAGCATTTGGCGAAATCCTATGCCCAAACCTACCAATACGAGCAGGCCTTGGAGCAGTATAAAGTACTTATTAATCAGTACGACGATCGCAACGCCAATTGGCATTTCTCTTTAAGTACTGCTTATCTCGGTCTCAACGAGCCAGAGAAAGCACGCAGACATATAAACATTGCTATAGGACTTTTAGACGTTCCCTTAGACAGTCATTTTCTGGCTTTAGCCATTACCTACAATCGTGAAGGGAATTACCCCGAAGTTATGAAGGCCTTACAAGAGGCGCTTGCAGAGAATCCGAAGAATCAACTGGCCAAGTATCAATTGGCCGTTGCGGCAGACAACCGCTATGCCGATAAGGCACTGGTTTTACCTTATTATGAGGCTTATTCGAAACAATTTCCCAAAGGCCGCTTTATCGATACAGTACTTTACCGGATCTCAGATATAAAAGAGCAATTATTTATGGAAAAGGATTGA